In Arthrobacter sp. SLBN-83, one DNA window encodes the following:
- a CDS encoding D-2-hydroxyacid dehydrogenase family protein, with amino-acid sequence MTHRLAILDDYQDVAHGFADFAALEAEGVTVTSYREPFASQDAMVSALADTTMVIAMRERTAFPREVFEKLPGLELLVTTGMANAAIDVAAAAEHGVTVCGTPGSPSAAPELTWALLLAIARHLPAEEASLRAGTWQSTVGVELAGKTLGIVGLGKIGRRVAAYGQAFGMDVVAWSQNLTAEAAKEAGARLVSKEELFTVADVATLHLRLSPRSENTVGEAELRLLGPEGILVNTARGPLVDQEALIKALNEGWIRGAALDVFDQEPLQAGHPLLAAPNTVLSPHLGYVTQESYRQFYGGALEDITAWLAGSPIRTVTA; translated from the coding sequence ATGACGCACCGCCTGGCCATCCTCGACGACTACCAGGACGTGGCCCACGGCTTCGCCGACTTCGCCGCCTTGGAGGCGGAGGGGGTCACCGTGACGTCCTACCGTGAGCCTTTCGCTTCCCAGGACGCCATGGTCTCGGCGCTGGCCGACACCACCATGGTGATCGCCATGCGCGAGCGGACCGCGTTCCCGCGTGAGGTGTTTGAGAAGCTTCCGGGGCTTGAGTTGCTGGTCACCACCGGAATGGCGAACGCCGCCATCGACGTCGCAGCAGCGGCCGAGCACGGGGTGACGGTGTGCGGCACGCCCGGTTCACCCTCGGCAGCGCCGGAACTGACCTGGGCCCTGCTGCTGGCCATCGCCCGGCACCTTCCCGCTGAGGAGGCCTCCCTCCGGGCCGGTACATGGCAGTCGACGGTCGGCGTGGAGCTGGCCGGAAAGACCCTTGGCATCGTGGGGCTGGGCAAGATCGGACGGCGGGTTGCTGCCTACGGGCAGGCGTTCGGCATGGACGTGGTGGCGTGGAGCCAGAACCTCACTGCCGAAGCAGCCAAGGAGGCCGGGGCCCGGCTGGTGTCCAAGGAGGAGCTTTTCACTGTTGCCGATGTGGCCACCCTCCACCTAAGGCTCTCCCCACGCTCGGAGAACACGGTGGGCGAGGCGGAACTGCGGCTGCTGGGGCCTGAGGGCATCCTGGTGAACACCGCCCGCGGGCCGCTGGTGGACCAGGAAGCGCTGATCAAAGCGCTGAACGAGGGGTGGATCCGCGGCGCTGCCCTGGACGTCTTCGACCAGGAGCCGCTGCAGGCCGGGCACCCGCTCCTGGCTGCGCCCAACACCGTACTCTCCCCGCACCTGGGCTACGTCACCCAGGAAAGCTACCGGCAGTTCTACGGCGGCGCCCTTGAGGACATCACGGCCTGGCTGGCCGGCTCCCCCATCCGAACCGTCACCGCCTGA
- a CDS encoding GNAT family N-acetyltransferase yields the protein MTHTIRRATADDAGALAALAAVTFPLACPPSSSPADIASHLANTLSEEHFKGYLADPDTTILVIDTEGRLNGYSLLVDRPATDPDVASVLTLLPSVEVSKCYVHPDYHGLGAAAELMHASLQAAAECGGAGAWLGVNSQNARAIRFYEKSGFRKVGTKSFRLGGTVEHDFVLERSLP from the coding sequence ATGACCCACACCATCCGCAGGGCAACAGCGGACGACGCCGGCGCGCTGGCTGCGCTGGCGGCCGTCACCTTTCCGCTGGCCTGCCCGCCGTCGTCGTCACCTGCCGATATTGCCTCCCACCTGGCCAACACCCTGAGCGAGGAACACTTCAAGGGGTACCTTGCCGACCCGGACACCACCATCCTGGTCATCGACACTGAAGGCCGGCTCAACGGCTACAGCCTGCTGGTGGACCGGCCCGCCACCGATCCCGACGTGGCCTCTGTCCTGACGCTGCTGCCGTCCGTGGAAGTCAGCAAGTGCTACGTCCACCCTGACTACCACGGCCTGGGCGCGGCCGCAGAACTCATGCACGCCAGCCTCCAGGCGGCGGCAGAATGCGGTGGCGCCGGAGCGTGGCTGGGCGTGAACAGCCAGAACGCCCGGGCCATCCGGTTCTATGAGAAGTCCGGTTTCCGCAAGGTGGGCACCAAGTCGTTCCGGCTGGGAGGCACCGTTGAACACGACTTCGTGCTGGAGCGCTCCCTGCCCTGA